A region of Rhinoraja longicauda isolate Sanriku21f chromosome 1, sRhiLon1.1, whole genome shotgun sequence DNA encodes the following proteins:
- the rps3a gene encoding small ribosomal subunit protein eS1 encodes MAVGKNKRLTKGGKKGAKKKIVDPFSKKDWYDVKAPAMFNIRNLGKTLVTRTQGTKIASEGLKGRVFEVSLADLQNDEVAFRKFKLIVEDVQGKNCLTNFHGMDLTRDKMCSMVKKWQTMIEAHIDVKTTDGYLLRLFCVGFTKKRNNQIRKTSYAQHQQVRTIRKKMVEIMTREVQTNDLKEIVNKLIPDSIGKDIEKACQSIYPLHDVYVRKVKMLKKPKFELGKLMELHGEGGSGTSKPSGEETGAKVDRADGYEPPVQETV; translated from the exons ATGGCGGTCGGCAAGAACAAGCGGCTGACCAAAGGCGGCAAGAAAGGCGCCAAAAAGAAGAT TGTGGACCCCTTCTCTAAGAAGGACTGGTATGATGTCAAGGCTCCAGCGATGTTTAACATTAGGAACCTGGGTAAAACCTTGGTTACAAGAACTCAGGGAACTA aaattgcctcagaaggcttgaAAGGCCGAGTATTTGAGGTGAGTCTTGCTGATTTGCAGAACGATGAAGTGGCCTTCCGCAAATTTAAGCTGATCGTCGAAGATGTTCAGGGCAAGAACTGCCTGACCAACTTTCACGGCATGGACTTAACACGTGATAAGATGTGCTCGATGGTCAAAAAATGGCAG ACTATGATTGAAGCTCACATTGATGTCAAAACCACAGATGGGTACCTCCTGCGCCTTTTTTGTGTGGGTTTTACCAAGAAGCGTAACAACCAGATTCGCAAAACCTCCTATGCTCAGCACCAGCAGGTTCGTACAATCCGCAAGAAGATGGTAGAAATCATGACTCGTGAAGTACAAACCAACGATCTCAAGGAGATAGTCAACAAATT GATCCCAGACAGCATTGGCAAGGATATTGAGAAAGCTTGCCAATCCATTTATCCGCTCCATGATGTGTATGTCCGGAAGGTCAAAATGTTGAAGAAACCCAAATTTGAAT TGGGCAAACTGATGGAGCTGCATGGTGAAGGAGGAAGTGGAACAAGCAAACCATCAGGAGAAGAGACTGGTGCTAAAGTTGATCGAGCTGATGGATATGAACCTCCTGTCCAAGAAACTGTCTGA